From a region of the Zingiber officinale cultivar Zhangliang chromosome 4B, Zo_v1.1, whole genome shotgun sequence genome:
- the LOC121978037 gene encoding tyrosyl-DNA phosphodiesterase 2-like has protein sequence MGNSVSSSGGKAIAFAGAAVLAWGASHLLNSLSNDEALRSESTKKSSASPSSTPDAPAASGRNKLAEEESVTLRSGKTDLENRDAYASCSEASSTPTAPPAAAASGRNKMAEETSVTLRSDKTHASGSEEFPRWISAIQMPRVITIVTYNIWQDDVKLKERMKAIGVLMQVKMPDIILFQEVTPKIHKIFEGFKWWQRYTCVSHKTATTRHYCMLLSKFPVKDLGWVHFKDSIGKKKLIVVEIEASGKRRRLVVANGHLKKPDLPDRWHTMKRTAQANEAIAILGEYENVIFGGDMNWSEEVDGCFPLPDGWVDAWEHLRPREKGWTYDTKSNLMIQGRRWLRRRLDRFLCKLKDYELASIDIIGKDIIPGLVHQYREKDYPVLCSDHFGLLLGISI, from the exons ATGGGCAACTCCGTCAGCTCTTCCGGCGGAAAGGCGATCGCTTTCGCCGGCGCTGCTGTTTTGGCCTGGGGTGCTTCGCACTTATTGAACTCCCTCTCTAACGACG AGGCCTTGCGTTCCGAATCCACTAAAAAGAGCtctgcttcaccttcttccacgcCCGATGCACCGGCGGCTTCTGGGAGGAACAAGTTGGCAGAGGAAGAGTCGGTAACTCTGCGATCAGGTAAGACAGATCTAGAAAACAGAGATGCGTATGCGAGCTGCAGTGAAG CTTCTTCCACTCCCACTGCACCACCGGCGGCGGCGGCTTCTGGGAGGAACAAGATGGCAGAGGAAACGTCGGTGACTCTGAGATCAGACAAGACACATGCGAGCGGCAGTGAAG AATTTCCAAGATGGATCAGTGCTATTCAGATGCCACGAGTCATCACGATAGTAACATACAACATCTGGCAAGACGATGTGAAACTGAAGGAGAGGATGAAAGCTATTGGGGTACTCATGCAAGTGAAAATGCCAGACATAATTCTATTTCAA GAGGTAACACCTAAAATTCACAAAATTTTTGAAGGGTTCAAATGGTGGCAACGATACACATGTGTGTCTCACAAAACAGCAACGACGAGACATTACTGTATGCTG TTAAGCAAGTTTCCAGTGAAGGATCTGGGTTGGGTGCACTTTAAGGATTCCATcgggaagaagaagttgattgtGGTTGAAATAGAAGCGTCGGGGAAGAGAAGAAGGTTGGTGGTGGCCAATGGTCACCTAAAGAAACCTGATCTACCCGACAGGTGGCACACGATGAAGCGCACGGCTCAAGCGAATGAGGCCATCGCCATCCTCGGAGAGTATGAGAATGTCATCTTCGGAGGCGACATGAACTGGAGTGAGGAGGTGGATGGGTGCTTCCCGTTGCCGGATGGGTGGGTGGATGCTTGGGAGCATTTGAGACCCCGCGAGAAGGGGTGGACTTACGACACCAAGTCGAACCTGATGATTCAAGGAAGGAGATGGTTGCGGAGGAGACTGGATAGGTTTTTGTGCAAACTGAAGGACTATGAATTGGCGTCTATCGATATAATTGGCAAGGATATCATACCAGGACTGGTGCACCAATACAGGGAGAAAGACTACCCTGTCTTGTGCAGTGATCACTTCGGATTGCTGCTAGGAATATCTATTTGA